The Leclercia adecarboxylata region CTGCGCTTGCCCGGCCTACAACGGCCGCAACGATTTGAGGTTTTGTAGGCCCGGTAAGCAACGCGCCACCGGGCGATTTTTATTCCGGCATCAGCCCGACAAAACAGCGCTTTTTACGCGGCTCCGACATCAAATCCTCAAGCTGCTCCACGCACGCCAGATAGTGCGGGGTCTGCTTATGCGCCGCCACCGCCTCTTCATCCTTATAGGCTTCGTAGATAAAGAACCGGGTTTTCACCCGCGGATCCTGGAGCACGTCGAACCGCAAATTACCTGGCTCCTGGATGGCCCCTTCGTGGTTGGCGCGAAACACGTCCAGAAACTCGTCCACCTTGTCCGGCTTAATGTTGATCTCCACTAACGTCACGTTCATTGCACTTCTCCTTGTTTTTCTTCCTGCCAGAACTGATACGCCTCGCGGGCGCTCATCTTCTGGTGTACCACTTTCTTCACTGCCTTCAGCATTGCCAGCGGCGCGCTGGACTGGAAGATATTGCGTCCCATATCCACACCCGACGCGCCCTGATCGATGGCGCGGAAGCACATCTCCAGCGCCTCGTGTTCCGGCAACTTTTTCCCCCCGGCGATCACAATCGGCACCGGGCA contains the following coding sequences:
- the lsrG gene encoding (4S)-4-hydroxy-5-phosphonooxypentane-2,3-dione isomerase, yielding MNVTLVEINIKPDKVDEFLDVFRANHEGAIQEPGNLRFDVLQDPRVKTRFFIYEAYKDEEAVAAHKQTPHYLACVEQLEDLMSEPRKKRCFVGLMPE